In the genome of Candidatus Dormiibacterota bacterium, one region contains:
- a CDS encoding glucoamylase family protein has protein sequence MKATDARLDDSSQGEDPIRAELFGIERLEQHAESLATAHRSAGKPSKDRTLLRRVRDNAHVLLAGYRNIAETVLAKHEITPAAEWILDNFHVVDEQLRGIRDHLPRSYYRLLPKIAAGHLAGYPRVYGLAWAYVAHTDSRFELETLQRFVRAYQRAQPLTIGELWAVAIHLRVALVENLRRLSQLIIRSRQERARADELADRLLGLGDRPVEHPDQVLSSLRDDPLARAFAVQLVQRLRGQDPSIMPALAWLERKLSTQGTSADGVVAEEHQAQAAANVTVRNIITSMRWMSSIDWTVFFENVSPVDEILRTAPGFAAMDFTTRNEYRARIELLSRRSGLSEIEVAREAVLMARSAGRENGRGQTLPGVPGRAEEDPGYYIVAGGRRAFERRLGFRVPLRIRLRRAFRAHALLYYLGGIVALTGLLLAVLLLPTWTAGAASWILVLLAVLGLVPASDIAVSLVHRLVPLLVPPRLLPKLDLTRGVPAELRTLVVVPTLLTRQNDIEEQLERIEVHSLANPGGHLHFALLTDWADATEEKKPGDDDLVAALADGIARLNSRYDNPPGGGARFLLLHRRRLWNEREGKWIGWERKRGKLHELNRLLRGATDTTFVPINGRPPTPPQGVRYVITLDADTRLPRGTASRLVGAMAHPLNRPRFDSGTRRVVEGYAILQPRLAPSLPTGPASTTYQRIISGPGGVDPYAAAISDVYQDLFGEGSYTGKGIYDVDAFEAALDERVPENTLLSHDLFESTFARAGLATDVDLFEEFPTNYEVAARRHHRWVRGDWQLLPWILGGRTRIPTHGRWKMIDNLRRSLAAPSGFLVAVTAWILPDVPPLRWTGLFVASVVLPAVIPVLDGLLPRRWGISKRSHLRAVGHDISVALSQTLLAITMLAHQSWLMVDAIIRTLGRLYVTKRNLLEWVTAAQAGYGADLRLRAFYWHLRWGVFLAAGAGLLLVVLKPGAWPVAMPFVLLWMLSPILAWRISVPPKIAKSQVLSSAETRSLRLIARRTWRYFEAFVDQDDHALPPDNFQEEPEPVGAHRTSPTNLGLYLLGTTVAHDFGWIGILDTAERLETTLQTMSDLRRVRGHFVNWYDTRTLQPLEPMYVSTVDSGNLAGHLIAMAQSCREFVHRPLSGPEISEGIGDALHLLVDSLAKAGRPRRAQPTAEVLLRETVEGMSALLEVPTTSLPGWVPRFKELETAADSLVEVARRLASDVEDGAGAEILAWASAVRASVRSHARDLQGDDSSLVHRLSALASLAEEMVRSMEFEFLFDPSRKIFSIGYRVTEGTLDPSGYDLLASEARLASFVAIAKGDVSPQHWFLLGRSLTPVGGGAALVSWSGSMFEYLMPLLVMRQPARSLLDLTCRLVVGRQIRYGAERGVPWGISESAYNVRDAAHTYQYSDFGVPGLGLKRGLFEDVVVAPYATALAAMVNPGAALDNFSRLEEAGALGAYGFYDALDYTPSRLPEKTRVAVVRAYMAHHQGMTVVSIGNVVHDGATQRRFHSHPMVQAAELLLQERTPRSVAVTRPRGEEVLEAAHVRDLVPPTLRRFESPHDITPRTHLLSNGRYTVMITAAGSGFSRWGDLAVTRWREDTTRDCWGTYVFLKDAETGDVWSAGFQPCGTEADHYDVVYSEDRARITQRNPSLSIVLEIVVSPEDDAELRRLTVTNLENRDREIDFTSYAEVVLAPQSADEAHPAFSSLFVETEFVPGHETLLATRRPRSAEEPAVWLAHLAASEGATLGPPQYESDRARFLGRGRGIRTPLSVIDGRPLSNTAGTVLDPIVSLRYRVAIPAQGTVRLVFTTLVARSREQALEIAEKYRQPATFERASALAWTQAQVQLHHLRITRDEAHLFQRLANRLLYLDRTLRAGHQELAANRGGPSGLWAHGISGDLPIAVVRIERDEEREVARQVLRAHEYWRLKGVSADLVILNAKGTSYAQDLQQSVEAMVRASQTAVGHETHGDHGGVFVLREDLLPPQDLAVLRSAARVLILANRGTLSEQAVRQQAPRPEPVPPRRRPA, from the coding sequence GTGAAGGCCACCGACGCCCGACTCGACGATTCGTCGCAGGGGGAAGACCCGATCCGCGCCGAACTTTTCGGCATCGAGCGCCTGGAGCAACACGCCGAGAGCCTGGCCACGGCCCACCGCAGTGCCGGGAAACCTTCGAAGGATCGGACCCTCCTCCGCAGGGTTCGCGACAACGCGCACGTGCTTCTGGCCGGGTACCGGAACATCGCCGAGACGGTCCTGGCGAAGCATGAGATCACTCCCGCCGCGGAGTGGATTCTCGACAACTTCCATGTGGTGGACGAGCAGCTCCGGGGAATCCGCGACCATCTCCCGAGGAGCTACTACCGCCTTTTGCCGAAGATAGCGGCGGGCCACCTCGCCGGATACCCGCGCGTGTATGGACTGGCGTGGGCCTACGTGGCCCATACCGACAGCCGCTTCGAGCTGGAGACGCTGCAGCGGTTCGTCCGGGCCTACCAGCGCGCTCAGCCCTTGACCATCGGGGAGCTCTGGGCCGTCGCCATCCATCTTCGCGTGGCGCTCGTCGAAAATCTACGACGGCTGTCGCAGCTGATCATCCGCTCCCGTCAGGAGCGGGCCCGGGCCGACGAGCTGGCGGATCGCCTGCTGGGCCTCGGCGACCGGCCGGTGGAGCATCCGGACCAGGTCCTGAGCAGTCTGCGGGACGACCCGCTGGCCCGCGCGTTCGCGGTGCAGCTCGTCCAGCGGCTGCGAGGCCAGGACCCTTCGATCATGCCGGCCCTGGCCTGGCTTGAAAGGAAGCTCAGCACCCAGGGGACCTCGGCCGACGGTGTGGTTGCCGAGGAACACCAGGCTCAGGCCGCGGCGAACGTCACCGTCAGGAACATCATCACGAGCATGCGATGGATGTCCTCCATCGACTGGACCGTGTTCTTCGAAAACGTCAGCCCGGTGGATGAAATCCTGCGCACCGCTCCCGGGTTCGCCGCCATGGATTTCACGACGCGGAATGAGTATCGGGCCCGGATCGAGCTGCTCTCCCGGCGTTCGGGACTTTCGGAAATCGAGGTGGCGCGGGAAGCGGTGCTCATGGCACGGAGCGCGGGCCGGGAGAACGGGCGAGGGCAGACGCTTCCCGGCGTTCCCGGGCGCGCCGAGGAGGATCCGGGGTACTACATCGTCGCCGGGGGTCGGAGGGCGTTCGAGCGGCGTCTGGGATTTCGCGTCCCTTTGCGAATCCGACTCCGCCGCGCCTTTCGCGCGCACGCTCTCCTCTATTACCTGGGAGGAATCGTCGCTCTGACCGGCCTGCTCCTGGCCGTCCTCCTGCTTCCGACCTGGACCGCCGGGGCGGCCTCCTGGATCCTCGTCCTCCTGGCTGTTCTCGGTCTGGTCCCCGCCTCGGACATCGCGGTGTCGCTCGTCCACCGCCTGGTCCCGCTCCTCGTTCCACCCAGGCTGTTGCCCAAGCTCGACCTCACCCGGGGCGTGCCTGCGGAGCTTCGGACTCTGGTCGTCGTGCCGACGCTGCTCACGCGCCAGAACGACATCGAGGAGCAGCTCGAGCGCATCGAGGTGCACTCTCTCGCGAATCCCGGCGGCCATCTCCACTTTGCCCTCCTCACCGACTGGGCGGACGCGACCGAAGAGAAGAAACCCGGCGACGACGACCTGGTTGCCGCGCTGGCGGACGGCATCGCGCGCCTCAACTCGCGCTACGACAATCCACCCGGCGGCGGGGCGCGTTTCCTCCTGTTGCATCGCCGGCGTCTCTGGAACGAGAGGGAGGGCAAGTGGATCGGCTGGGAGAGGAAGCGCGGGAAGCTCCATGAGCTGAACCGGCTTCTGCGCGGCGCCACCGACACCACGTTCGTTCCCATCAACGGCCGGCCGCCCACGCCGCCGCAGGGCGTTCGCTACGTCATCACCCTGGATGCCGACACACGGCTCCCCAGGGGGACTGCCAGCCGACTGGTCGGGGCGATGGCGCACCCGTTGAACCGGCCGCGCTTCGATTCCGGGACGAGGCGTGTCGTCGAGGGGTACGCCATCCTGCAGCCACGCCTGGCTCCGTCCTTGCCGACGGGCCCCGCGAGCACCACCTACCAGCGGATCATCTCGGGCCCCGGAGGTGTGGATCCCTACGCGGCCGCGATCTCCGATGTGTACCAGGACCTCTTCGGCGAGGGGTCGTACACGGGAAAAGGGATTTACGACGTCGACGCCTTCGAGGCGGCCCTGGACGAAAGGGTCCCGGAAAACACGCTCCTCAGCCACGATCTCTTCGAGAGCACGTTCGCGCGCGCCGGGCTCGCGACCGATGTGGATCTCTTCGAAGAATTCCCGACCAACTACGAGGTCGCCGCCCGCCGCCACCATCGCTGGGTGCGGGGTGACTGGCAGCTCCTGCCCTGGATCCTGGGCGGGAGGACCCGCATCCCGACCCATGGCCGCTGGAAGATGATCGACAATCTCCGAAGGAGCCTCGCGGCCCCTTCGGGGTTCCTGGTCGCGGTGACCGCCTGGATCCTCCCGGACGTTCCTCCGCTCCGCTGGACCGGCCTGTTCGTCGCATCCGTCGTGCTGCCGGCCGTGATCCCGGTTCTCGACGGCCTGCTGCCGCGGCGATGGGGGATCTCCAAGCGAAGCCATCTTCGCGCCGTGGGTCACGACATTTCCGTGGCCTTGTCGCAGACGCTCCTGGCGATCACCATGCTGGCGCACCAGTCCTGGCTCATGGTGGACGCCATCATCCGCACGCTCGGCCGGCTCTACGTCACGAAACGAAACCTCCTCGAGTGGGTGACCGCCGCGCAGGCGGGCTACGGTGCCGACCTGAGACTCCGGGCCTTCTACTGGCACCTCCGCTGGGGCGTGTTCCTGGCCGCCGGGGCCGGCCTGCTCCTCGTCGTGCTCAAGCCGGGAGCCTGGCCCGTGGCGATGCCGTTCGTCCTCCTCTGGATGCTGTCACCCATCCTTGCCTGGCGCATCAGCGTCCCGCCGAAGATTGCGAAGTCCCAGGTCCTCTCCTCCGCGGAGACGCGCTCCCTGCGGCTCATCGCCCGCCGAACCTGGCGCTACTTCGAGGCGTTCGTGGACCAGGACGATCATGCCCTTCCACCGGACAACTTCCAGGAGGAGCCCGAGCCCGTCGGAGCTCACCGCACCTCGCCGACCAACCTGGGGCTCTATCTGCTCGGTACGACGGTCGCCCACGATTTCGGCTGGATCGGGATCCTCGACACCGCGGAGCGGCTCGAGACGACGCTTCAGACCATGTCGGACCTGCGCCGCGTCCGCGGCCACTTCGTCAACTGGTACGACACACGGACATTGCAGCCGCTGGAGCCCATGTACGTCTCCACGGTGGACAGCGGCAATCTGGCCGGGCACCTGATCGCCATGGCTCAATCATGCCGCGAGTTCGTGCACCGTCCCCTGTCCGGCCCGGAGATCTCGGAGGGGATCGGAGACGCTCTTCATCTGCTTGTCGATTCGCTGGCGAAGGCCGGGCGTCCAAGGCGTGCTCAGCCGACCGCGGAGGTGCTGCTGCGCGAGACCGTCGAGGGGATGTCGGCGCTTCTCGAAGTCCCCACGACCTCCCTTCCCGGATGGGTCCCTCGATTCAAGGAGCTGGAGACCGCGGCGGACAGCCTCGTGGAGGTCGCGCGCAGGCTCGCGAGCGACGTCGAGGACGGCGCCGGAGCCGAAATCCTGGCCTGGGCCTCGGCCGTTCGAGCCTCCGTCAGGAGTCATGCCCGCGACCTGCAGGGGGACGACTCCAGCCTGGTGCACCGTCTTTCCGCTCTCGCATCGCTCGCCGAAGAAATGGTCCGGTCCATGGAGTTCGAGTTCCTGTTCGATCCCTCCCGCAAGATCTTCTCCATCGGCTACCGCGTGACCGAAGGCACGCTCGATCCGAGCGGCTACGACCTTCTGGCCTCGGAGGCCAGGCTGGCCAGCTTCGTGGCCATCGCCAAGGGCGATGTCTCCCCTCAGCACTGGTTTCTCCTCGGCCGCTCCCTCACGCCCGTGGGCGGTGGCGCGGCCCTCGTCTCCTGGTCGGGCTCCATGTTCGAATACCTGATGCCGCTTCTCGTGATGCGGCAACCCGCCCGGAGTCTTCTGGATCTCACCTGCCGCCTCGTCGTCGGGCGCCAGATCCGATACGGCGCCGAGCGCGGGGTTCCCTGGGGGATCTCGGAATCGGCCTACAACGTTCGCGATGCGGCGCACACATACCAGTACTCGGATTTCGGCGTGCCCGGTCTGGGTCTCAAGCGTGGGCTGTTCGAGGACGTGGTGGTGGCCCCCTACGCCACCGCGCTTGCGGCGATGGTGAATCCAGGGGCCGCATTGGACAATTTCTCGCGCCTCGAGGAGGCAGGGGCCCTCGGCGCCTACGGCTTCTATGACGCGCTCGATTACACCCCCTCGAGGTTGCCGGAGAAGACCCGGGTCGCCGTGGTCCGCGCCTACATGGCCCACCACCAGGGGATGACGGTCGTGTCCATCGGGAACGTGGTCCACGACGGAGCGACGCAGCGGCGCTTTCACTCCCATCCCATGGTCCAGGCGGCTGAGCTCCTGCTGCAGGAACGGACGCCGCGTTCGGTGGCCGTGACCCGGCCCCGCGGCGAGGAGGTGCTGGAGGCCGCGCACGTGCGCGACCTGGTCCCCCCCACCTTGCGGCGGTTCGAATCGCCGCACGACATCACGCCCCGCACGCATCTCCTGTCCAACGGCCGCTACACCGTCATGATCACGGCGGCGGGCTCCGGGTTCAGCCGGTGGGGCGACCTGGCCGTCACCCGCTGGCGGGAGGATACGACGCGTGACTGCTGGGGCACGTACGTCTTCCTGAAGGACGCAGAAACCGGCGACGTCTGGTCCGCCGGCTTCCAACCCTGCGGAACCGAGGCGGACCATTACGATGTCGTGTATTCCGAAGACCGGGCCAGGATCACGCAGCGAAACCCGTCCCTTTCGATCGTCCTCGAGATCGTGGTGTCCCCCGAGGACGACGCCGAGCTCCGCCGGCTGACGGTGACAAATCTCGAGAACAGGGACCGCGAGATCGACTTCACCTCCTACGCCGAGGTCGTGCTGGCTCCACAATCCGCGGACGAGGCCCATCCCGCCTTCTCGAGCCTGTTCGTCGAGACGGAGTTCGTGCCCGGGCACGAAACCCTGCTGGCGACGCGGCGCCCGCGTTCGGCGGAGGAGCCCGCGGTGTGGCTCGCCCACCTGGCCGCGTCCGAGGGAGCGACTCTGGGCCCACCGCAGTATGAAAGCGACCGCGCGCGCTTTCTGGGCCGGGGCCGCGGCATCCGGACGCCGCTCTCCGTGATCGACGGGAGGCCCCTTTCGAACACGGCGGGGACGGTCCTGGATCCGATCGTGAGCCTGAGGTACCGCGTCGCCATTCCCGCTCAAGGGACCGTGCGTCTGGTGTTCACGACACTCGTGGCGCGCTCCCGCGAACAGGCCCTCGAGATCGCGGAGAAGTATCGTCAACCGGCGACGTTCGAGCGCGCAAGCGCTCTGGCATGGACCCAGGCCCAGGTCCAGCTGCACCACCTCCGGATCACCCGGGACGAGGCCCACCTCTTCCAGCGTCTGGCCAATCGCCTGCTTTACCTGGATCGCACGCTGCGGGCCGGGCACCAGGAGCTGGCCGCGAACCGCGGCGGTCCGTCCGGGCTCTGGGCCCACGGCATCTCCGGAGATCTGCCGATCGCCGTCGTGCGCATCGAGAGGGACGAGGAGCGGGAGGTTGCGAGGCAGGTCCTGCGGGCGCACGAGTACTGGCGGTTGAAGGGGGTTTCAGCCGACCTGGTGATCCTGAATGCGAAGGGGACCTCCTACGCGCAGGATCTCCAGCAGTCGGTCGAAGCCATGGTGCGGGCGAGTCAGACCGCGGTCGGGCACGAGACTCACGGGGACCATGGAGGCGTCTTCGTTCTCCGGGAAGATCTCCTGCCGCCCCAGGACCTGGCCGTCCTGCGTTCGGCGGCGCGCGTGCTGATCCTGGCGAACCGGGGAACGCTGTCGGAGCAGGCGGTGCGGCAGCAGGCGCCGAGGCCGGAGCCGGTTCCGCCGCGCCGCCGCCCGGC